One window of the Shewanella litorisediminis genome contains the following:
- a CDS encoding Y-family DNA polymerase, which produces MRWLGVWLPHWELDYLRHVQGLAPSMPLILYDVAKARVVKACPQAASAGIAAGQSMGSAAQLCPDVQPFPYEASLHRQGSEWLCRHGYSFSARLVPPPASDEFFARCHDVLLLETGSMAKLFGGEAALAKALAAVLEGLNCSFAMAFAVTPLAAGVLAKARPCLASKTLQSGFAKAAVPQSAVNPPVVNAAASNSSASEAISEPKNAAAALSPLLSVLPISTLPVPEVLLSRLEGMGLEQIGALQALPAAELGIRFGPEFVQLLARLTGKQPHPQSFYCPQDEYRQRLELMYEAESLNALVFVLGRMFAELALFLRQRQLAVSMLELVLHYRASSTEITETTGSPKASLSQGGVADALPKTVDGIESAQASAEVHEARLSLAYPFAEYTADGLLALCRLQLERFTLAAPVVALTLHRCHFSPRRAPPAGAIENCHRASLSLLARLEARLGANRVRRLGARQALLPEHSFCLQPMSAPVAVVSMPFSAPSSLPPQTPEVRRRERRSEREKIAAVVPVSKTPKPLERQSAATPACIPPASDKKVAKTAAALNVIHPGFSLPEARESGKVTVGEIDGANDDRMVIAPLTATNMTAVTETAVNEAANNPAATKDVAVEGLSLACRPPWLLVAPEAIAETDVELLRGPERLREPWWHGSQAVATQSTTELDTQQVSESVPGGKTMGAARDYYLARHVYGGLCWVFRRENETGLYLQGWF; this is translated from the coding sequence ATGCGCTGGCTCGGAGTGTGGCTGCCCCATTGGGAGCTGGATTATCTGCGCCATGTGCAGGGTCTGGCGCCATCAATGCCACTTATTCTGTACGATGTGGCAAAGGCGCGGGTGGTGAAAGCCTGTCCACAGGCGGCCAGTGCCGGGATAGCGGCAGGCCAGAGTATGGGCAGCGCGGCGCAGCTGTGCCCGGATGTGCAGCCATTCCCCTATGAAGCCTCGCTGCACCGGCAAGGCAGCGAGTGGTTGTGCCGCCATGGCTACAGTTTCAGCGCCCGATTGGTGCCGCCGCCTGCGTCCGATGAATTTTTTGCCCGTTGCCATGATGTGCTCTTGCTTGAAACCGGCTCCATGGCAAAACTCTTTGGCGGCGAAGCGGCGCTGGCAAAGGCATTGGCGGCTGTACTTGAAGGGCTTAACTGCAGCTTTGCCATGGCCTTTGCCGTCACGCCGTTGGCTGCCGGTGTGCTGGCCAAAGCACGGCCCTGTCTGGCATCAAAGACGCTGCAGTCAGGATTTGCCAAGGCTGCTGTGCCGCAATCAGCTGTTAATCCCCCAGTTGTTAATGCCGCTGCTTCCAATTCTTCAGCTTCGGAAGCCATTTCTGAGCCAAAAAACGCAGCAGCGGCCTTATCCCCGCTGTTATCGGTGTTGCCCATATCCACACTGCCTGTGCCAGAGGTACTGTTATCCCGCCTTGAGGGGATGGGACTGGAACAGATAGGAGCGCTGCAGGCTTTACCCGCTGCTGAACTTGGGATCCGTTTTGGTCCCGAATTTGTGCAACTGCTGGCGAGACTGACGGGCAAGCAGCCTCATCCCCAGAGTTTTTATTGCCCGCAGGATGAGTATCGCCAGCGGCTTGAGTTGATGTATGAGGCCGAAAGCCTCAATGCCCTGGTGTTTGTGCTTGGACGCATGTTTGCCGAGCTGGCGCTTTTTTTACGTCAGCGGCAATTGGCGGTCTCCATGCTGGAGCTGGTACTGCATTACCGGGCATCTTCCACAGAGATCACAGAGACCACAGGTAGCCCAAAGGCAAGTCTCAGTCAGGGAGGCGTAGCTGACGCGCTACCCAAGACTGTCGATGGTATTGAATCGGCTCAAGCCTCTGCAGAAGTTCATGAAGCGCGGTTGTCGCTGGCGTACCCCTTTGCCGAATACACGGCCGATGGCCTCTTGGCGCTGTGCCGTTTGCAGCTGGAACGCTTTACGCTGGCGGCACCCGTGGTGGCGCTGACACTGCACCGCTGCCACTTTTCCCCCAGACGTGCGCCGCCGGCAGGAGCCATCGAAAACTGTCACAGGGCCAGTTTGAGTTTGCTGGCCCGGCTCGAAGCCCGGCTGGGTGCAAACAGGGTAAGGCGCCTCGGTGCCAGGCAAGCGCTTTTGCCGGAGCACAGCTTTTGCCTGCAACCCATGTCAGCACCTGTGGCTGTCGTCTCAATGCCTTTTTCAGCGCCGTCCTCGCTTCCCCCACAGACACCAGAAGTAAGACGGAGAGAACGACGCAGCGAAAGAGAAAAGATTGCAGCTGTTGTACCTGTTTCAAAGACGCCAAAGCCTTTAGAGCGGCAAAGTGCAGCAACGCCTGCCTGCATCCCCCCTGCATCAGATAAAAAAGTAGCAAAGACGGCCGCCGCTTTGAACGTGATCCACCCAGGGTTTTCCCTCCCTGAAGCTCGAGAGTCTGGCAAGGTGACTGTGGGTGAAATTGATGGGGCGAACGATGATCGGATGGTTATAGCGCCGCTTACAGCAACGAACATGACAGCAGTCACCGAGACTGCTGTAAATGAAGCAGCAAACAACCCCGCTGCCACAAAGGATGTTGCAGTTGAAGGGCTGTCGCTTGCCTGCCGCCCTCCCTGGCTTTTGGTTGCGCCTGAAGCGATTGCAGAGACCGATGTTGAGCTGCTGCGCGGCCCCGAGCGACTGCGTGAGCCCTGGTGGCATGGCAGTCAAGCCGTGGCGACTCAGAGCACAACTGAGCTTGATACACAGCAGGTAAGCGAGAGTGTGCCGGGCGGAAAAACCATGGGCGCGGCGCGGGACTATTATCTTGCCCGCCATGTGTACGGGGGCCTTTGCTGGGTGTTTCGCCGTGAGAACGAGACTGGACTTTATTTGCAGGGTTGGTTTTGA
- the imuA gene encoding translesion DNA synthesis-associated protein ImuA, translating into MKTSPQELSKQLGRQDIWLGQQTCQQPGYATGFEALDAALPDSGWPRHGVCELSCPVPGSQSMLLLTPLLRCIQCENDTPVMLVGAPWQLNPQYLLQHGLRPEGFCLVDVNARKDRLWAMEQSLASGGCRLLLGWLDRLSLTEARRLQLAAEKGGCLAIILVTDATEGNPLPLRLGLTPGGNSDRLELALLKRRGGKPQDKLQIDGISPLLARYLPPQAQQRLVQGPWGSA; encoded by the coding sequence ATGAAAACCAGTCCACAAGAGCTTTCCAAACAACTTGGCCGCCAGGATATCTGGCTTGGACAACAAACCTGCCAACAACCCGGCTATGCCACCGGATTTGAGGCGTTGGATGCCGCCTTGCCCGATAGCGGCTGGCCACGCCATGGGGTGTGTGAACTGAGTTGCCCGGTGCCGGGTTCGCAGTCAATGCTGCTGTTAACGCCACTGCTCAGATGCATACAGTGCGAAAACGACACCCCGGTGATGTTGGTTGGTGCCCCCTGGCAACTGAATCCCCAGTACTTATTGCAACATGGTTTGCGGCCGGAAGGTTTCTGTCTGGTGGATGTCAACGCGCGTAAGGACAGACTCTGGGCCATGGAGCAGAGTCTGGCCAGTGGTGGTTGCCGTTTGTTGCTGGGCTGGCTTGACCGTTTGAGCCTGACCGAAGCCCGGCGTTTACAGCTGGCGGCGGAAAAGGGCGGCTGTCTGGCCATTATCCTGGTGACCGACGCCACCGAAGGGAATCCTTTGCCGCTGCGTTTGGGGTTAACCCCGGGCGGTAACTCAGACAGGCTGGAACTTGCCTTACTGAAACGCCGCGGCGGCAAACCGCAGGACAAGCTGCAGATTGATGGCATTTCCCCTCTGCTGGCTCGTTACTTACCCCCGCAGGCACAGCAGCGGCTGGTGCAGGGCCCCTGGGGCAGCGCCTGA